A single region of the Streptomyces caelestis genome encodes:
- a CDS encoding RNA polymerase sigma factor: MPESSERGRSVPDGSQTPAVPLIAYGTDSGEAADSAPEVPLSPALAAIILEVAPVQTQTLTQTDVSGALGADGTAPDAEDDVLPAVPGQGRVVLRPEPEPEEPPAEAVETAEAPEAVEPPPARADTSGPSSDLFRQYLREIGRVPLLTAAEEVELARRVEAGLFAEEKLRLAPDLDSQLALDLDRLVVMGRMAKRRLIEANLRLVVSVAKRYVGRGLTMLDLVQEGNLGLIRAVEKFDYARGYKFSTYATWWIRQAMSRALADQARTIRVPVHVVELINRVVRVQRRMLQERGYEPTPEEVAAHLDLPPERVSEVLRLAQEPVSLHAPVGEEDDVALGDLIEDGDATSPVESAAFLLLKEHLEAVLSTLGERERKVVQLRYGLADGRPRTLEEIGRIFGVTRERIRQIESKTLNKLRDHAFADQLRGYLD; this comes from the coding sequence GTGCCTGAGTCCTCGGAGCGCGGCCGATCCGTCCCCGACGGGTCCCAGACCCCCGCGGTTCCGCTCATCGCGTACGGGACGGACAGCGGCGAGGCCGCCGACTCCGCCCCCGAAGTACCGCTGTCGCCCGCCTTGGCAGCGATCATCCTGGAGGTCGCCCCCGTGCAGACCCAGACCCTCACCCAGACCGACGTCAGCGGTGCCCTCGGCGCCGACGGCACCGCACCGGACGCGGAGGACGACGTCCTTCCCGCGGTCCCGGGGCAGGGCCGCGTCGTGCTCCGCCCCGAGCCGGAACCGGAGGAGCCGCCCGCCGAGGCCGTCGAGACGGCCGAGGCTCCGGAAGCCGTCGAACCGCCGCCGGCCCGCGCCGACACCAGCGGCCCCTCGTCGGACCTGTTCCGCCAGTACCTGCGGGAGATCGGCCGCGTCCCCCTGCTGACCGCCGCCGAGGAGGTCGAGCTCGCCCGCCGCGTCGAGGCCGGCCTGTTCGCCGAGGAGAAGCTGCGGCTCGCCCCCGACCTGGACAGCCAGTTGGCGCTGGACCTCGACCGCCTCGTCGTCATGGGCCGGATGGCCAAGCGGCGACTCATCGAGGCCAACCTGCGCCTGGTCGTCTCCGTCGCCAAGCGCTACGTCGGGCGCGGGCTGACCATGCTCGACCTCGTCCAGGAGGGCAATCTCGGGCTCATCCGGGCCGTCGAGAAGTTCGACTACGCCCGCGGCTACAAGTTCTCCACCTACGCCACCTGGTGGATCCGCCAGGCCATGTCCCGCGCCCTGGCCGACCAGGCCCGCACGATACGTGTCCCCGTCCATGTCGTGGAGCTCATCAACCGGGTCGTCCGCGTCCAGCGCCGCATGCTCCAGGAACGGGGCTACGAGCCGACGCCGGAAGAGGTCGCCGCCCACCTCGACCTGCCTCCGGAGCGCGTCAGCGAAGTGCTGCGCCTGGCCCAGGAGCCGGTGTCGTTGCACGCGCCCGTGGGCGAGGAGGACGACGTCGCCCTCGGCGACCTCATCGAGGACGGCGACGCCACCAGCCCCGTCGAATCCGCCGCGTTCCTCCTCCTCAAGGAGCACCTGGAAGCGGTGCTGTCGACGCTGGGGGAGCGGGAGCGCAAGGTCGTCCAGCTCCGCTACGGTCTCGCCGACGGCCGCCCCCGCACGCTGGAGGAGATCGGCCGCATCTTCGGCGTCACCAGGGAACGCATACGGCAGATCGAGTCGAAGACCCTCAACAAGCTGAGAGACCACGCCTTCGCGGACCAGCTGCGGGGGTACCTGGACTGA